In the Oncorhynchus keta strain PuntledgeMale-10-30-2019 chromosome 14, Oket_V2, whole genome shotgun sequence genome, one interval contains:
- the LOC118392900 gene encoding noelin-like isoform X2: MQPTNKLLSLTLLVLMGTELTQVLPANPEESWQVYSSAQDTEGRCVCTVVAPQQSMCSRDARTKQLRQLLEKVQNMTQSIQVLDQRTQRDLQYVERMEVQLKGLETKFKQVEENHKQNIARQYKAIKAKMEELRPLIPVLEEYKADAKLVLRFKEELQNLTSVLNELQEEIGAYDYEELQNRVSNLEERLRACMQKLACGKLTGISDPITIKTSGSRFGSWMTDPLAPEDDTRVWYMDGYHNNRFVREYKSISDFMNSDNFTSHRLPHPWSGTGQVVYNGSIYFNKFQSHTIIKFDFKTSVISKSRQLDYAGYNNMYHYSWGGHSDIDLMVDEGGLWAVYATNQNAGNIVISKLNPNTLQIIKSWTTNHPKRSAGEAFMICSTLYVTNGYSGGTKVYYAFSTNSSTYEYIDIPFQNKYSHISMLDYNPKDRALYAWNNGHQVLYNVTLFHVIRSEQEQ; encoded by the exons ATGCAGCCTACTAACAAGCTCCTGAGTCTCACCCTCCTTGTCTTGATGGGCACCGAACTCACCCAA GTGCTCCCAGCCAACCCTGAGGAGTCATGGCAGGTTTACAGCTCAGCCCAGGACACGGAGGGCCGCTGTGTCTGCACTGTGGTGGCGCCTCAACAGTCCATGTGCTCGCGGGACGCCAGGACCAAACAGCTCCGACAGCTGCTAGAAAAA GTCCAGAACATGACCCAGTCTATCCAGGTGCTAGACCAGCGGACCCAGAGAGACCTGCAGTACGTGGAGAGGATGGAGGTTCAGCTGAAAGGTCTGGAGACCAAGTTTAAACAGGTGGAGGAGAACCACAAGCAGAACATTGCCAGGCAATACAAG GCAATAAAAGCGAAAATGGAGGAACTTAGGCCATTGATACCAGTGTTGGAGGAGTACAAAGCCGATGCAAAATTGGTATTGCGGTTTAAAGAGGAGCTCCAGAATCTGACGTCTGTGCTAAACGAACTCCAGGAGGAGATCGGCGCCTATGACTACGAGGAGCTACAAAACAGAGTGTCAAATCTTGAAGAGAGGCTTCGTGCATGCATGCAAAAATTAG CATGTGGGAAGCTGACTGGGATCAGTGATCCAATTACCATTAAGACGTCTGGATCAAGGTTTGGATCCTGGATGACTGACCCCCTGGCTCCTGAAGATGACACTAGG GTGTGGTACATGGATGGCTACCACAACAACCGATTTGTGCGGGAGTACAAGTCCATCTCAGACTTCATGAATTCCGACAACTTTACATCTCACCGCCTCCCCCACCCGTGGTCAGGCACTGGCCAGGTGGTCTACAACGGCTCCATCTACTTCAACAAGTTCCAGAGccacaccatcatcaagtttgacTTCAAGACCTCCGTCATCAGCAAGTCACGCCAGCTGGACTACGCCGGCTACAACAACATGTACCACTACTCCTGGGGCGGCCACTCAGACATCGACCTCATGGTAGATGAGGGCGGGCTCTGGGCCGTTTACGCCACCAATCAGAACGCAGGGAACATTGTCATCAGTAAACTGAACCCCAACACCCTGCAGATCATCAAGAGCTGGACTACCAACCACCCCAAGAGGAGCGCAGGAGAGGCCTTCATGATATGTAGCACGCTGTATGTCACCAATGGCTACTCCGGTGGGACCAAGGTCTATTATGCCTTCAGCACCAACTCGTCCACCTACGAGTACATTGACATACCGTTCCAGAATAAGTACTCTCACATCTCCATGCTGGACTATAACCCTAAAGACAGAGCACTGTACGCATGGAATAACGGTCACCAGGTGCTTTACAATGTCACCTTGTTCCACGTCATTCGGTCAGAGCAGGAGCAGTAG
- the LOC118392900 gene encoding noelin-like isoform X3 codes for MQPTNKLLSLTLLVLMGTELTQVLPANPEESWQVYSSAQDTEGRCVCTVVAPQQSMCSRDARTKQLRQLLEKVQNMTQSIQVLDQRTQRDLQYVERMEVQLKGLETKFKQVEENHKQNIARQYKG; via the exons ATGCAGCCTACTAACAAGCTCCTGAGTCTCACCCTCCTTGTCTTGATGGGCACCGAACTCACCCAA GTGCTCCCAGCCAACCCTGAGGAGTCATGGCAGGTTTACAGCTCAGCCCAGGACACGGAGGGCCGCTGTGTCTGCACTGTGGTGGCGCCTCAACAGTCCATGTGCTCGCGGGACGCCAGGACCAAACAGCTCCGACAGCTGCTAGAAAAA GTCCAGAACATGACCCAGTCTATCCAGGTGCTAGACCAGCGGACCCAGAGAGACCTGCAGTACGTGGAGAGGATGGAGGTTCAGCTGAAAGGTCTGGAGACCAAGTTTAAACAGGTGGAGGAGAACCACAAGCAGAACATTGCCAGGCAATACAAG GGCTAA
- the LOC118392900 gene encoding noelin-like isoform X1, with translation MSVPLLKIGVVLSTMAMITNWMSQTLPSLVGLNINKLSVLSGGTADRSTGVLPANPEESWQVYSSAQDTEGRCVCTVVAPQQSMCSRDARTKQLRQLLEKVQNMTQSIQVLDQRTQRDLQYVERMEVQLKGLETKFKQVEENHKQNIARQYKAIKAKMEELRPLIPVLEEYKADAKLVLRFKEELQNLTSVLNELQEEIGAYDYEELQNRVSNLEERLRACMQKLACGKLTGISDPITIKTSGSRFGSWMTDPLAPEDDTRVWYMDGYHNNRFVREYKSISDFMNSDNFTSHRLPHPWSGTGQVVYNGSIYFNKFQSHTIIKFDFKTSVISKSRQLDYAGYNNMYHYSWGGHSDIDLMVDEGGLWAVYATNQNAGNIVISKLNPNTLQIIKSWTTNHPKRSAGEAFMICSTLYVTNGYSGGTKVYYAFSTNSSTYEYIDIPFQNKYSHISMLDYNPKDRALYAWNNGHQVLYNVTLFHVIRSEQEQ, from the exons ATGTCGGTGCCTTTACTGAAGATTGGAGTGGTGTTGAGCACGATGGCTATGATTACTAACTGGATGTCGCAGACGTTACCGTCCTTGGTGGGACTTAACATCAACAAGCTCTCGGTATTATCAGGAGGGACAGCGGACCGGAGCACCGGC GTGCTCCCAGCCAACCCTGAGGAGTCATGGCAGGTTTACAGCTCAGCCCAGGACACGGAGGGCCGCTGTGTCTGCACTGTGGTGGCGCCTCAACAGTCCATGTGCTCGCGGGACGCCAGGACCAAACAGCTCCGACAGCTGCTAGAAAAA GTCCAGAACATGACCCAGTCTATCCAGGTGCTAGACCAGCGGACCCAGAGAGACCTGCAGTACGTGGAGAGGATGGAGGTTCAGCTGAAAGGTCTGGAGACCAAGTTTAAACAGGTGGAGGAGAACCACAAGCAGAACATTGCCAGGCAATACAAG GCAATAAAAGCGAAAATGGAGGAACTTAGGCCATTGATACCAGTGTTGGAGGAGTACAAAGCCGATGCAAAATTGGTATTGCGGTTTAAAGAGGAGCTCCAGAATCTGACGTCTGTGCTAAACGAACTCCAGGAGGAGATCGGCGCCTATGACTACGAGGAGCTACAAAACAGAGTGTCAAATCTTGAAGAGAGGCTTCGTGCATGCATGCAAAAATTAG CATGTGGGAAGCTGACTGGGATCAGTGATCCAATTACCATTAAGACGTCTGGATCAAGGTTTGGATCCTGGATGACTGACCCCCTGGCTCCTGAAGATGACACTAGG GTGTGGTACATGGATGGCTACCACAACAACCGATTTGTGCGGGAGTACAAGTCCATCTCAGACTTCATGAATTCCGACAACTTTACATCTCACCGCCTCCCCCACCCGTGGTCAGGCACTGGCCAGGTGGTCTACAACGGCTCCATCTACTTCAACAAGTTCCAGAGccacaccatcatcaagtttgacTTCAAGACCTCCGTCATCAGCAAGTCACGCCAGCTGGACTACGCCGGCTACAACAACATGTACCACTACTCCTGGGGCGGCCACTCAGACATCGACCTCATGGTAGATGAGGGCGGGCTCTGGGCCGTTTACGCCACCAATCAGAACGCAGGGAACATTGTCATCAGTAAACTGAACCCCAACACCCTGCAGATCATCAAGAGCTGGACTACCAACCACCCCAAGAGGAGCGCAGGAGAGGCCTTCATGATATGTAGCACGCTGTATGTCACCAATGGCTACTCCGGTGGGACCAAGGTCTATTATGCCTTCAGCACCAACTCGTCCACCTACGAGTACATTGACATACCGTTCCAGAATAAGTACTCTCACATCTCCATGCTGGACTATAACCCTAAAGACAGAGCACTGTACGCATGGAATAACGGTCACCAGGTGCTTTACAATGTCACCTTGTTCCACGTCATTCGGTCAGAGCAGGAGCAGTAG